A stretch of the Martelella sp. NC20 genome encodes the following:
- a CDS encoding aldehyde dehydrogenase family protein translates to MMNYDSFYIGGAWVPPEGTGEFVIASPTNLKPVGRVPAGIPADVAKAVSAARGAFAAWSATSGAERGAILACAAELLEGRREDIAQLITNEVGMPIKMSRAIQAGLPIEAWKRYAERAKTHAFETRLANSRILEVPVGVVACITPWNYPLHQVTAKVAAALAAGCTVVLKPSEVAPLSAFLLAEVLDQAGLPAGVFNLVVGNGESVGEALVTNSGVDMISFTGSTAVGKRIARLAAENLTRVSLELGGKSAAVILEDGDLERAVKNTVNACFLNGGQTCSALTRLLVPESRYEEAKAIAAKAASRFVPGDPVDDQTRLGPLVSERQKHRVLDYIGKGIESGAELVAGGLEPVDGPGHFVRATVFGRVDPASDIAQEEIFGPVLSIICYRDEDEALAIANGTRYGLAGAVWSLDEARAQDFAARMETGQIDINGAPFNLDAPFGGFRHSGYGRENGPFGLSEFLEERALQLPQDA, encoded by the coding sequence ATGATGAATTACGACAGCTTCTACATCGGCGGCGCCTGGGTACCCCCCGAAGGAACGGGCGAATTCGTTATCGCCAGTCCCACGAACCTGAAACCGGTGGGCAGAGTGCCCGCCGGTATTCCCGCCGACGTCGCCAAGGCCGTCAGCGCCGCGCGCGGCGCGTTTGCGGCGTGGTCTGCAACCTCCGGTGCCGAGCGCGGTGCCATCCTTGCGTGCGCCGCCGAACTGCTTGAGGGACGCCGCGAGGACATCGCGCAGCTGATCACGAACGAAGTCGGCATGCCGATCAAGATGAGCCGGGCGATTCAGGCAGGATTGCCGATCGAGGCTTGGAAACGCTATGCCGAGCGCGCCAAAACCCATGCCTTCGAGACCCGGCTCGCAAATTCGCGCATTCTTGAGGTTCCCGTCGGCGTGGTTGCGTGCATTACACCCTGGAACTATCCGCTGCACCAGGTAACGGCGAAAGTCGCGGCTGCCCTTGCCGCCGGCTGCACGGTCGTCCTGAAACCCTCCGAGGTGGCGCCGCTCAGCGCCTTCCTGCTTGCCGAGGTGCTTGACCAGGCCGGCCTGCCCGCCGGCGTGTTCAATCTCGTGGTCGGAAATGGTGAAAGCGTCGGCGAGGCGCTGGTGACGAACTCGGGAGTCGACATGATCTCGTTTACCGGCTCCACTGCCGTCGGCAAACGGATCGCCCGGCTTGCGGCCGAAAACCTGACGCGGGTGTCGCTGGAACTCGGGGGCAAGTCCGCCGCCGTCATTCTCGAGGACGGCGACCTGGAGCGCGCCGTCAAGAACACCGTCAATGCCTGCTTTTTGAACGGCGGACAGACCTGTTCGGCGCTGACGCGCCTGCTGGTGCCGGAAAGCCGCTATGAAGAGGCGAAGGCGATCGCTGCAAAGGCGGCGAGCCGCTTCGTCCCCGGCGACCCGGTCGACGATCAGACCCGGCTTGGCCCGCTGGTTTCCGAACGCCAGAAACACAGGGTGCTCGACTATATCGGCAAGGGGATCGAGAGCGGCGCGGAGCTGGTTGCAGGCGGTCTCGAACCGGTTGACGGCCCCGGCCACTTCGTACGCGCGACAGTGTTCGGAAGGGTCGATCCCGCAAGCGACATCGCCCAGGAGGAGATCTTCGGGCCCGTATTGTCGATCATCTGCTATCGCGATGAGGACGAGGCACTGGCGATTGCCAACGGAACCAGGTATGGGCTGGCTGGCGCGGTCTGGTCGCTGGATGAGGCGAGGGCGCAAGACTTCGCTGCGCGCATGGAAACCGGACAGATCGATATCAACGGCGCGCCCTTCAACCTGGACGCCCCATTCGGCGGCTTCAGACACTCCGGCTATGGCCGTGAAAACGGCCCCTTCGGACTGTCCGAATTCCTGGAGGAACGCGCCCTGCAGTTGCCGCAGGATGCCTGA
- a CDS encoding GntR family transcriptional regulator yields the protein MSIDQANSSKGNLPKLLPLEAKTLVDQVVDAIVEATATGVFLPGDRVVEAEVARSLNVSRVPVREALRILESQGIVENTRYRGMRLMDVSIDRLEKILKVRTALETLAAREVLDLMQEDPSLIEPLEEVVRQLHVAMKNQDSYGVARLDTEFHRTLCRLSGNDVLLRMWEPLSRQLTIIFGLSTLQKELHMIVEEHDELLAKLKARDEEQFIDLMRVHILEYSRALDYEGLVTARRSERDKGQKELKT from the coding sequence ATGTCCATAGACCAAGCCAACTCCAGCAAGGGCAACCTGCCGAAGCTTCTGCCGCTTGAGGCGAAGACCCTGGTCGACCAGGTTGTCGATGCGATCGTCGAGGCGACCGCGACAGGCGTGTTCCTGCCCGGCGACCGCGTCGTCGAGGCCGAAGTCGCCCGTTCGCTGAACGTCAGCCGCGTCCCGGTGCGTGAGGCGCTGCGCATTCTGGAGAGCCAGGGTATTGTTGAAAATACGCGCTATCGCGGCATGCGTCTGATGGACGTCAGCATTGATAGGCTCGAGAAGATCCTGAAGGTGCGTACCGCGCTCGAAACGCTCGCCGCGCGGGAGGTTCTCGACCTGATGCAGGAAGACCCCTCGCTCATCGAACCCCTGGAGGAGGTGGTGCGGCAGTTACATGTGGCGATGAAGAACCAGGATTCCTACGGCGTCGCCCGCCTTGACACCGAATTTCACCGCACGCTTTGCCGCCTGTCCGGCAATGACGTGCTGCTGCGTATGTGGGAACCGCTGTCGCGCCAGTTGACCATCATCTTCGGCCTGTCGACCCTGCAAAAAGAACTCCACATGATCGTCGAGGAACATGACGAGCTGCTGGCGAAACTGAAGGCAAGGGATGAGGAACAGTTCATCGATCTGATGAGGGTACACATTCTCGAATACTCGCGCGCGCTGGACTATGAAGGGCTGGTAACGGCGCGCCGAAGCGAACGCGACAAGGGGCAGAAAGAGCTCAAGACCTGA
- a CDS encoding ABC transporter substrate-binding protein: MAATVAALVGLSPVTAGAQTAGGDLVVVQSSNPPSLDAMVTSSQASRNVTMNIYEPLFGFSENIQPIPILAESVDISPDGKTYHIPLRQGVKFHNGKEMTAEDVKASLERYIKYGATQAMLEPVDKIDVAGPYEVTLTLKAPSPTFLEAFASPRAPAVIIPAEEAVKGPNEIEIIGTGPYKFVEYVPDSHVKLERFEDYSANEAYDGIDGFGGRKTAYLDTVTFRVIPEPGAAVAALETGEVQLLEQLPVPTARRLAANGDIEIYENMPWAFLTLIFNMKEAPGDNPKFREAVQVALNDEEIMAIATEGLFQLYHGWMYEGSTYDAGDIGKDRYNVADAERAKALLKEAGYNNEPFSILTDSTIPEHGKAAVVIAEQLKAVGINAVINQVDWPTALKIRLQDEGWNAWTLMMGIEPYLGPAALISTLTGQAPHFRANDEQLDALYQELISTDSVEGRKEVFAEIQERLYEFGGIIKLGETGLMQASTADVKGFKPFRFPRVYDVWIESN; the protein is encoded by the coding sequence ATGGCGGCGACCGTTGCGGCACTGGTGGGATTGTCGCCGGTCACGGCCGGGGCACAAACGGCAGGGGGAGATCTCGTTGTCGTTCAGAGTTCGAATCCTCCCAGTCTCGATGCGATGGTGACCTCCTCGCAGGCATCGCGCAACGTCACGATGAACATCTACGAGCCGCTGTTCGGCTTCAGTGAGAATATCCAGCCGATTCCGATCCTCGCGGAATCCGTTGACATCTCTCCCGACGGCAAGACTTACCACATTCCGCTGCGCCAGGGCGTCAAGTTCCATAACGGCAAAGAAATGACGGCCGAGGACGTCAAGGCATCGCTCGAACGCTATATCAAGTACGGGGCCACGCAGGCCATGCTGGAGCCGGTCGACAAGATCGACGTTGCCGGTCCCTACGAGGTCACCCTGACGCTCAAGGCGCCGTCTCCGACCTTCCTCGAGGCTTTCGCCTCGCCGCGCGCGCCGGCCGTCATCATCCCGGCCGAAGAGGCGGTCAAGGGCCCCAACGAAATCGAGATCATCGGGACCGGTCCCTACAAGTTCGTCGAATATGTTCCAGACAGCCACGTGAAGCTGGAGCGGTTCGAAGACTACAGCGCAAATGAGGCCTATGACGGCATTGACGGGTTTGGCGGCAGGAAGACCGCCTATCTCGATACGGTCACTTTCCGGGTGATCCCCGAACCCGGCGCCGCCGTTGCCGCGCTTGAGACCGGCGAGGTTCAGTTGCTCGAACAGCTTCCGGTCCCCACGGCGCGCCGTCTGGCGGCCAATGGCGACATCGAGATCTACGAGAACATGCCATGGGCATTCCTGACGCTCATCTTCAACATGAAGGAAGCGCCCGGCGACAATCCCAAGTTCCGCGAGGCTGTGCAGGTCGCCCTCAACGACGAGGAGATCATGGCGATCGCCACCGAGGGCCTGTTCCAGCTCTATCACGGCTGGATGTATGAGGGCTCGACCTATGATGCGGGCGACATCGGCAAGGATCGCTACAATGTGGCCGACGCCGAACGGGCAAAGGCGCTTCTCAAGGAGGCGGGATACAACAACGAGCCGTTCTCGATCCTGACCGATTCCACCATTCCCGAGCACGGCAAGGCAGCGGTGGTCATCGCCGAGCAATTGAAGGCTGTCGGCATCAACGCGGTGATCAATCAGGTCGATTGGCCGACGGCGTTGAAAATTCGGCTTCAGGACGAGGGCTGGAACGCCTGGACCCTGATGATGGGAATCGAGCCCTATCTCGGACCGGCCGCCCTGATCTCCACCCTGACCGGGCAGGCGCCGCACTTCCGCGCCAATGACGAACAACTTGATGCGCTGTATCAGGAACTGATCTCGACCGACAGTGTCGAGGGGCGCAAGGAGGTTTTCGCCGAGATCCAGGAACGGCTCTACGAATTCGGCGGCATCATCAAG